The Candidatus Dadabacteria bacterium nucleotide sequence CCCTCAACTCTCACCCTGTCAACCGTCAGCGCAAAGCGCGCCCCGAAAAACAACCCCGCCGCGCACAAGACGGCGAGAAACAAATCCGGCCGCAACCTGCGGACGAGAGTTTTCCTCCTTGCCCTGCTCAGATTACGCAGACCTCCGTCTCCAGAACTATTCCCCTCTCCGCGCGGGCGCGCTCGCGGGCAATGCCTATCAGTTTGAGCACGTCCGAGGCCCTCGCGCCGCCCTTGTTGACTATAAAGTTTGCGTGAACCTCCGAAAACTGCGCGCCGCCCGACGAGACCGACTTCATTCCCAACTCCTCAAGAAGCCGTCCGGCGGGAACGGAGGCGGGATTTTTGAACACCGAGCCGGTGTTCGCCTCACAGACGGGCTGGGTCGCCTTTCTTGAGGCAAGCCGCTCTCTTATCGCCGCGCGGATGCGCGCGGGGTCGCCGGGGGCAAGCCGCAGACGCGCGGAAAGCAGCACGGCGCCGGGGGGAACGCCCCCGTTTCTGTAGCGGGCGTCAAGCTCGCGGGCGTCAAGCTCGCGCTCGCGCCCGTCCGCCCACAACGAGACGGACTCAAGCACATCGGAGGTCTCCCCCGCATCCGTTCCGGCGTTCATGTAAACCGCGCCGCCCACGGTTCCGGGAATGCCCGCCGCAAACTCAAGGCCACAGAGGCCGCGGCGCGCCGCGCTGTTCATCACGGCGGCGAGCGGCGCGCCGCACCGGGCAAAAACCGAACCGTCCGGCGATATGTCAAAACCCTTCAGGAGAGAAGTGCTCACCACGGCGCACGGCAGGTCTTCATCCCTTACAATCGTGTTTGTCCCCCCGCCGAGAACCTCAAACGGAACGCCCCGCGCGGTGAGCGCCTCAAGCGCGCCGAGCAGAGCCCCGTGGCTGCGGGGAAAAACGACAAGGCCCGCCCTGCCTCCCACCCTGATTGACGTGTAGGACGACATGGGAAAACCGGTCGCAATGTCGCAACCCAGCCGCTCAAAAACGGTCGCCGGGATGTTCATCTCAATTCCTCCGCAAGCGCCTCGGCGCACCGCCACACATTGCCCGCGCCGAGCGTGAGAACAATGTCGCCGCCAGCCAGTTCATTTTTCAGCAGCCTTACCAAATCCCTTTCAC carries:
- the murB gene encoding UDP-N-acetylmuramate dehydrogenase — protein: MNIPATVFERLGCDIATGFPMSSYTSIRVGGRAGLVVFPRSHGALLGALEALTARGVPFEVLGGGTNTIVRDEDLPCAVVSTSLLKGFDISPDGSVFARCGAPLAAVMNSAARRGLCGLEFAAGIPGTVGGAVYMNAGTDAGETSDVLESVSLWADGRERELDARELDARYRNGGVPPGAVLLSARLRLAPGDPARIRAAIRERLASRKATQPVCEANTGSVFKNPASVPAGRLLEELGMKSVSSGGAQFSEVHANFIVNKGGARASDVLKLIGIARERARAERGIVLETEVCVI